A single region of the Ctenopharyngodon idella isolate HZGC_01 chromosome 21, HZGC01, whole genome shotgun sequence genome encodes:
- the crkl gene encoding crk-like protein, giving the protein MSSARFDSTDRASWYFGPVSRQEAQNRLQGQRHGMFLVRDSSTCPGDYVLSVSENSKVSHYIINSLPSKRFKIGDQEFDNLPGLLEFYKIHYLDTTTLIEPAPRYPSTPLPSGPIQPSGGPGDENQEYVRTLYDFTGSDAEDLPFKKGEILIILDKPEEQWWSAKNKEGRVGMIPVPYVEKLVRPSHHPGQPGHGSRNSNSYGIPEPAHAYAQPQTPSPIPPVTPGAVINPLPSVQNGPVMAKAIQKRVPCAYDKTALALEVGDIVKVTRMNISGQWEGEVNGRRGLFPFTHVKILDPQNPDESE; this is encoded by the exons ATGTCGTCTGCACGGTTCGACTCCACGGACCGAGCTAGCTGGTATTTCGGGCCGGTTTCTAGACAGGAGGCGCAGAATAGGCTTCAGGGACAGAGACACGGGATGTTTTTGGTGCGAGATTCGTCCACCTGTCCTGGTGATTATGTACTGTCAGTGTCTGAAAACTCCAAAGTTTCTCACTATATCATCAACTCTTTGCCAAGCAAGAGATTCAAGATAGGTGATCAAGAGTTTGATAATCTACCTGGCCTTTTGGAGTTCTATAAAATACATTATCTGGATACTACCACCCTGATAGAGCCAGCACCAAG GTACCCCAGTACCCCTCTTCCCAGTGGTCCTATTCAGCCATCTGGGGGACCCGGAGATGAGAACCAGGAGTATGTGCGAACTCTTTATGACTTCACTGGTAGCGATGCTGAAGACCTTCCTTTCAAGAAGGGTGAAATCCTAATTATTCTGGACAAGCCTGAGGAGCAGTGGTGGAGTGCCAAGAATAAAGAAGGCCGAGTAGGCATGATTCCTGTTCCCTACGTAGAAAAGCTGGTGAGACCTTCGCATCATCCCGGTCAGCCTGGCCATGGTTCACGAAATTCCAATAGCTATGGCATACCTGAGCCAGCACACGCCTATGCTCAGCCTCAGACTCCATCACCCATTCCCCCCGTCACACCCGGCGCTGTTATCAACCCACTGCCGTCCGTGCAAAATGGGCCGGTAATGGCGAAGGCGATCCAGAAACGAGTGCCGTGTGCATATGACAAGACTGCCTTAGCACTGGAG GTGGGTGACATTGTGAAAGTGACTAGGATGAACATCAGCGGTCAGTGGGAAGGGGAGGTAAATGGCCGGAGAGGTTTATTCCCTTTTACCCATGTGAAAATATTGGACCCCCAAAACCCAGATGAGAGCGAATGA
- the pgam2 gene encoding phosphoglycerate mutase 2, whose amino-acid sequence MAAAHRLVIVRHGESTWNQENRFCGWFDADLSEKGLEEAKRGAQAIKDAGMKFDVCYTSVLKRAIKTLWTIMEITDQMWLPVVRTWRLNERHYGGLTGLNKAETAAKHGEEQVKIWRRSFDIPPPTMDKDHPYHKIISESRRYKGLKEGELPICESLKDTIARALPFWNEVIVPEIKAGKNVIIAAHGNSLRGIVKHLDSMSDAAIMELNLPTGIPIVYELDKDLKPIKPMQFLGDEETVRKAMEAVAAQGKVKK is encoded by the exons ATGGCTGCTGCTCATCGTCTAGTGATTGTACGCCACGGCGAGAGCACCTGGAATCAGGAGAACCGTTTCTGTGGGTGGTTTGATGCAGACCTCAGTGAAAAGGGTCTGGAGGAAGCAAAGCGTGGTGCACAGGCCATCAAAGATGCAGGCATGAAGTTTGATGTGTGCTACACCTCCGTTCTGAAGCGTGCTATCAAGACTCTTTggaccatcatggagatcacaGACCAGATGTGGCTGCCCGTAGTGCGCACCTGGCGTCTGAATGAACGTCACTATGGTGGTCTGACTGGTCTGAACAAGGCAGAGACAGCAGCCAAGCACGGAGAAGAGCAGGTCAAGATCTGGCGCAGATCATTCGATATTCCCCCTCCTACTATGGATAAGGACCATCCATACCACAAGATCATCAGTGAG TCAAGGCGCTACAAAGGTCTGAAAGAGGGTGAGCTTCCCATCTGTGAGAGCTTGAAGGACACCATTGCTCGTGCCTTGCCTTTCTGGAATGAGGTTATTGTACCTGAGATCAAGGCCGGCAAAAACGTCATAATCGCAGCCCACGGCAACAGCCTGCGTGGTATCGTCAAGCACTTAGACA GCATGTCAGATGCAGCCATCATGGAGCTCAACCTGCCCACTGGCATTCCCATCGTCTATGAGCTGGATAAGGACCTGAAGCCCATCAAACCCATGCAGTTCCTGGGAGATGAGGAAACAGTGCGCAAAGCCATGGAGGCTGTGGCCGCTCAGGGCAAGGTCAAAAAGTGA